Proteins from a single region of Electrophorus electricus isolate fEleEle1 chromosome 5, fEleEle1.pri, whole genome shotgun sequence:
- the LOC113568703 gene encoding uncharacterized protein LOC113568703, whose translation MVCILFLILRFHGIYLLPVTLGSPDTLILVAEPGDDVTIWYQYNRTEPARIYWFMHTDHSVPHHVACQLYLKYSASSPCSFFNQSKQMVMSVKSQYSSLTISAVKHTDSGLYYCGIWQSTDIYFSNATYLQVTERNQTLFKTTSDQERNETPSKGSSEIAHCSSDVFFMLTVVFGGVIVILISVLLIMLKRIKQHNDETDYKVQQEKEVQDSKYAAVQFSDKKIKKAGRHTEVVDTKVVYSSVRH comes from the exons ATGGTTTGTATATTGTTCCTGATTCTCCGGTTCCATGGCATTT ATTTGCTTCCAGTAACTCTGGGCTCTCCAGACACTTTAATATTGGTGGCAGAACCtggtgatgatgtcaccatTTGGTACCAGTATAACCGGACAGAACCAGCTCGCATATATTGGTTCATGCACACAGATCATTCTGTTCCACATCATGTTGCATGCCagttgtatttaaaatattctgcatCAAGcccttgttctttttttaatcaaagtaagCAAATGGTGATGTCCGTAAAATCCCAGTACTCCTCTCTTACAATATCTGCAGTGAAACACACTGATTCAGGACTGTATTACTGTGGCATTTGGCAGAGTACTGATATTTACTTCAGTAACGCAACATATTTACAAGTAACAG agagaaACCAAACACTTTTCAAGACCACCTCTGATCAAG aGCGAAATGAAACACCTTCCAAAGGCAGTTCAGAAATAG CTCACTGCTCTTCAGATGTCTTCTTCATGCTGACAGTGGTGTTCGGTGGTGTGATTGTGATTCTCATCAGTGTTCTTCTAATCATGCTGAAGAGgataaaacaacacaatgaTG AAACTGACTATAAAGTACAACAAGAGAAAGAG GTGCAGGATTCTAAATATGCTGCTGTACAATTTTCTGATAAGAAAATCAAGAAAGCGGGAAGACACACTGAAGTGGTGGACACTAAGGTTGTATATTCTTCAGTAAGACACTAG